One stretch of Oncorhynchus clarkii lewisi isolate Uvic-CL-2024 chromosome 1, UVic_Ocla_1.0, whole genome shotgun sequence DNA includes these proteins:
- the LOC139413160 gene encoding annexin A11-like isoform X2 has product MSYPGYPPQAGGYPPQAGGYPPQAGGYPPQAGGYPPQAGGYPPQAGGYPPQAGGYPSQAGGYPAQAGGYPPQPGAGGYPAMPPAGSWGGGAGFPTIGVDNLSNPGFNAGNLPGMANQISSSMGGFNPNPAMFTPGGYPQHSPQPPNQQPHGLYPQPGGQMPQTQSPGMGYPGQPMPGYPQAPSPNPSMPGYGGGPAPNQPMPGYPRAPSPNPSMPGYGGGAMPVAPAINRGFRGTIKDYPGADPLRDVEVLRKAMKGFGTDEQAIIDLLGSRSIRQRVPMLMAFKTSYGKDLVKDLKSELSGNFEKLVLAMLKTPSQLDAYELKEAIKGAGTDEACLIEILSSRSNAEIKELNQVYKTEYKKSLEDAISGDTSGHFRRLLISLAQGNRDERETVDISVAKQDAQALYAAGENKVGTDESKFNAILCSRSKPHLRAVFHEYQQMCGRDLEKSIDREMSGDLESGMVAVVKCIKNTPAYFAERLYKSMKGAGTKDKTLIRIMVTRSEVDMLDIRQEYVKNYGKSLYTDISGDTSGDYKKLLLKLCGGSD; this is encoded by the exons ATGAGCTATCCAGGATACCCTCCTCAAGCCGGTGGCTACCCACCCCAAGCCGGAGGCTACCCACCCCAAGCTGGAGGCTACCCACCCCAAGCCGGAGGCTACCCACCCCAA GCTGGAGGATACCCACCTCAGGCAGGCGGCTATCCCCCTCAAGCAGGGGGTTACCCCTCTCAGGCTGGAGGTTACCCCGCTCAGGCTGGTGGCTATCCTCCACAGCCTGGAGCTGGAGGGTACCCAGCCATGCCCCCAGCAG GTAGTTGGGGAGGTGGTGCTGGTTTCCCCACCATAGGTGTTGATAATCTGTCCAACCCTGGATTCAACGCAGGCAATCTTCCAGGCATG GCCAACCAGATCTCATCATCCATGGGGGGCTTTAACCCCAACCCTGCAATGTTCACCCCTGGTGGGTACCCCCAACATTCCCCCCAGCCCCCTAACCAACAGCCCCATGGCCTGTACCCACAGCCAGGTGGGCAGATGCCCCAGACTCAAAGCCCAGGCATGGGCTACCCAGGCCAGCCCATGCCTGGCTACCCACAGGCACCCTCACCCAACCCCTCCATGCCTGGTTACGGAGGAGGACCAGCGCCTAACCAGCCCATGCCAGGGTACCCTCGTGCCCCGTCGCCCAACCCGTCCATGCCAGGATACGGAGGTGGAGCCATGCCCGTCGCTCCTGCCATCAAC AGAGGATTCAGGGGAACCATCAAGGATTATCCAGGAGCAGACCCCCTGAGAGATGTGGAGGTTCTGAGGAAAGCCATGAAGGGCTTTG GTACTGATGAACAGGCCATCATAGACCTGCTAGGAAGTCGCTCCATCAGACAGCGTGTCCCCATGCTCATGGCCTTCAAAACCTCCTACGGAAAG GATCTGGTTAAGGATCTTAAGTCCGAGCTGTCAGGGAACTTTGAGAAGCTGGTGCTGGCCATGTTGAAGACTCCATCCCAGCTTGATGCATACGAACTGAAGGAAGCCATTAAG GGCGCAGGGACAGACGAGGCCTGTCTGATAGAGATCCTGTCCTCTCGCTCCAATGCAGAGATCAAAGAGCTCAACCAGGTCTACAAGACAG agtatAAGAAGTCTCTGGAAGATGCCATCAGTGGGGACACCTCAGGACATTTCCGTAGACTCCTCATCTCTCTGGCCCAG GGCAAtcgagatgaaagagagacagtggACATCTCTGTAGCTAAACAAGATGCTCAG GCTCTGTATGCTGCTGGGGAGAACAAGGTGGGAACTGATGAGTCCAAGTTCAACGCCATCCTGTGTTCTAGGAGCAAACCCCACCTCAGAGCAG tgttccaTGAGTATCAGCAGATGTGTGGCAGAGACCTAGAGAAGAGCATCGACAGAGAAATGTCTGGAGACCTGGAGAGTGGAATGGTGGCCGTGG TCAAGTGTATTAAGAACACACCTGCCTACTTTGCAGAGAGACTCTACAAGTCCATGAAG GGGGCCGGGACCAAAGACAAAACCCTGATTCGGATCATGGTGACGCGTTCTGAGGTGGACATGCTGGATATCCGTCAGGAATACGTCAAGAACTATGGCAAGTCACTCTACACAGACATCTCT GGAGACACCTCAGGGGACTATAAGAAACTGCTGTTAAAGCTGTGTGGAGGGAGCGACTAG
- the LOC139413160 gene encoding annexin A11-like isoform X1: protein MSYPGYPPQAGGYPPQAGGYPPQAGGYPPQAGGYPPQAGGYPPQAGGYPPQAGGYPPQAGGYPPQAGGYPSQAGGYPAQAGGYPPQPGAGGYPAMPPAGSWGGGAGFPTIGVDNLSNPGFNAGNLPGMANQISSSMGGFNPNPAMFTPGGYPQHSPQPPNQQPHGLYPQPGGQMPQTQSPGMGYPGQPMPGYPQAPSPNPSMPGYGGGPAPNQPMPGYPRAPSPNPSMPGYGGGAMPVAPAINRGFRGTIKDYPGADPLRDVEVLRKAMKGFGTDEQAIIDLLGSRSIRQRVPMLMAFKTSYGKDLVKDLKSELSGNFEKLVLAMLKTPSQLDAYELKEAIKGAGTDEACLIEILSSRSNAEIKELNQVYKTEYKKSLEDAISGDTSGHFRRLLISLAQGNRDERETVDISVAKQDAQALYAAGENKVGTDESKFNAILCSRSKPHLRAVFHEYQQMCGRDLEKSIDREMSGDLESGMVAVVKCIKNTPAYFAERLYKSMKGAGTKDKTLIRIMVTRSEVDMLDIRQEYVKNYGKSLYTDISGDTSGDYKKLLLKLCGGSD, encoded by the exons ATGAGCTATCCAGGATACCCTCCTCAAGCCGGTGGCTACCCACCCCAAGCCGGAGGCTACCCACCCCAAGCTGGAGGCTACCCACCCCAAGCCGGAGGCTACCCACCCCAAGCCGGAGGCTACCCACCCCAAGCTGGAGGCTACCCACCCCAGGCTGGAGGATACCCACCTCAGGCAGGCGGCTATCCCCCTCAAGCAGGGGGTTACCCCTCTCAGGCTGGAGGTTACCCCGCTCAGGCTGGTGGCTATCCTCCACAGCCTGGAGCTGGAGGGTACCCAGCCATGCCCCCAGCAG GTAGTTGGGGAGGTGGTGCTGGTTTCCCCACCATAGGTGTTGATAATCTGTCCAACCCTGGATTCAACGCAGGCAATCTTCCAGGCATG GCCAACCAGATCTCATCATCCATGGGGGGCTTTAACCCCAACCCTGCAATGTTCACCCCTGGTGGGTACCCCCAACATTCCCCCCAGCCCCCTAACCAACAGCCCCATGGCCTGTACCCACAGCCAGGTGGGCAGATGCCCCAGACTCAAAGCCCAGGCATGGGCTACCCAGGCCAGCCCATGCCTGGCTACCCACAGGCACCCTCACCCAACCCCTCCATGCCTGGTTACGGAGGAGGACCAGCGCCTAACCAGCCCATGCCAGGGTACCCTCGTGCCCCGTCGCCCAACCCGTCCATGCCAGGATACGGAGGTGGAGCCATGCCCGTCGCTCCTGCCATCAAC AGAGGATTCAGGGGAACCATCAAGGATTATCCAGGAGCAGACCCCCTGAGAGATGTGGAGGTTCTGAGGAAAGCCATGAAGGGCTTTG GTACTGATGAACAGGCCATCATAGACCTGCTAGGAAGTCGCTCCATCAGACAGCGTGTCCCCATGCTCATGGCCTTCAAAACCTCCTACGGAAAG GATCTGGTTAAGGATCTTAAGTCCGAGCTGTCAGGGAACTTTGAGAAGCTGGTGCTGGCCATGTTGAAGACTCCATCCCAGCTTGATGCATACGAACTGAAGGAAGCCATTAAG GGCGCAGGGACAGACGAGGCCTGTCTGATAGAGATCCTGTCCTCTCGCTCCAATGCAGAGATCAAAGAGCTCAACCAGGTCTACAAGACAG agtatAAGAAGTCTCTGGAAGATGCCATCAGTGGGGACACCTCAGGACATTTCCGTAGACTCCTCATCTCTCTGGCCCAG GGCAAtcgagatgaaagagagacagtggACATCTCTGTAGCTAAACAAGATGCTCAG GCTCTGTATGCTGCTGGGGAGAACAAGGTGGGAACTGATGAGTCCAAGTTCAACGCCATCCTGTGTTCTAGGAGCAAACCCCACCTCAGAGCAG tgttccaTGAGTATCAGCAGATGTGTGGCAGAGACCTAGAGAAGAGCATCGACAGAGAAATGTCTGGAGACCTGGAGAGTGGAATGGTGGCCGTGG TCAAGTGTATTAAGAACACACCTGCCTACTTTGCAGAGAGACTCTACAAGTCCATGAAG GGGGCCGGGACCAAAGACAAAACCCTGATTCGGATCATGGTGACGCGTTCTGAGGTGGACATGCTGGATATCCGTCAGGAATACGTCAAGAACTATGGCAAGTCACTCTACACAGACATCTCT GGAGACACCTCAGGGGACTATAAGAAACTGCTGTTAAAGCTGTGTGGAGGGAGCGACTAG